The Ascaphus truei isolate aAscTru1 chromosome 12, aAscTru1.hap1, whole genome shotgun sequence region GACATGAAAACCTTCAGTGGGAAATGTGGTAATGGTATACAGCAAATAATCCATACAGGGAAGAAATCCAATAACTGCTGTGcctgtgggaaaagcttcagtcagaaatcGCATCTTGTTAGACACCAAAATGTTCACACAGGGGtaagaccctataactgctctgaatgtgagaaaagcttcagtcagaaatcgcatcttgttacacaccaaagaattcacacaggggtgaagccttataactgcttTGAATGTGGGAACCGCTTCAGTGAGAAATCACAACTTGTTGCACACCAaacaatccacacaggggtgaagccctataactgctctgaatgtgggaaaaacttCAATCGGAAATCAACTCTTGttatacaccaaagaatccacacagaggtgaaaccctataactgctctgaatgtgggaaattgTTCATTAACAAATcaaatcttgttacacaccaaagaatccacacaggggtgaagccctataactgctccgaatgtgggaaaagcttcaatcATAAATCAACTCTTGTTAAACACGAAATAATCCACACGGGTGAAGCCctttaactgctctgaatgtgggaaaatcTTTAATCAGAAATCAACTCTTGt contains the following coding sequences:
- the LOC142464332 gene encoding LOW QUALITY PROTEIN: uncharacterized protein LOC142464332 (The sequence of the model RefSeq protein was modified relative to this genomic sequence to represent the inferred CDS: inserted 2 bases in 1 codon) — its product is MSRDMKTFSGKCGNGIQQIIHTGKKSNNCCACGKSFSQKSHLVRHQNVHTGVRPYNCSECEKSFSQKSHLVTHQRIHTGVKPYNCFECGNRFSEKSQLVAHQTIHTGVKPYNCSECGKNFNRKSTLVIHQRIHTEVKPYNCSECGKLFINKSNLVTHQRIHTGVKPYNCSECGKSFNHKSTLVKHEIIHTGXKPFNCSECGKIFNQKSTLVIHQRIHTEVKPYNCSECGKSFNQKSTLVTHQSIHTGETPYNCSECGKSFNDNSHFFKHKIIHLVKSP